The following DNA comes from Brassica oleracea var. oleracea cultivar TO1000 chromosome C5, BOL, whole genome shotgun sequence.
TCATTTTACTACAATTTGGTTGACAGTGAAAGAAGTATTAAGAAAAAAAATATTTTAACTTCCAAAAAAAAATATTTCAGTTGTGGTAAATACTTAGTTATAAGGTGCTCACGTCAATGTGCACATGTATGTGTATGTAAAAATATATAAAGATGATTAATAAATATATAAAGATGATGTTAATTAATATTAAATGACATTTTTTTTCGAAATAATACATGAAAAATAAAATTCTTAAAATGAAATTATTTAAAAACAAAAATATCGTAAAATTTAAATAAACTATAATATATAACTTATATATAATTCTTTAAATATATGTATATAAATATATGCATATAACGGATCAAATTGAATATCCGTTCCTATAAATATTGATATTTCATTTTAGTATTTGATTTGCTTCGTAGAGTAATAGATATCTGAATTTTTCGGTTCGAATCAAAACGAATAACGAGTCGAATCAAAATTTATGAATAATTTGTCCAGCTCTATTCGTAAATAGTAAAAATAACGTAAAGAAGAACCATGCAAGTGAGTTTTATATTAAAAAAATTTAAGTACATAGTGTGAACATATTTATGTAGAATTTGGTTGAAAAGCTCTCTACATGTAACATGTGTCCATTTTAGTGTGAACGCATTTATTATAATGTTTCTACACGTGACATGTGTCCAGTTTAGTGTGAACGCATTTATTGCAATGCTTGTTCTTTAATATATAAAGGGATTATTACCTTTTGTGTTTTTTACTTTTACCAAATTATTAATTGTACGTTCTTATTTTTTCACAGATTCTTCTTCGTTGTTCACTCGCTCAAGATCTCTCCCTCTCAGAAGAAAAACCCTAAAGATTGACGACGACACGGCCTCCGAATCGGAGATCTTCTTCAACTTCCTCGTCAACGAACAATGTCTTCCACGGCTAAACGGACTTCTTCTTCCAAGGAGAATCCACTCGGCGACGTCCGTAATCCTCTCGGAGATATCACAAACCAGAAGAGCTGATCTCCGTTGTCTACTCTAGTAAACTTCTTCTCTTCTTTTCGGCAGCGAAAATTAGGGTTATTGTTTAGTGTGATCTGTAAATTCGTTCAACTACTCAAGTTGTTCAGTTACAAAAAAAAAAACTACTCAAGTTGCACCATTGTTCCAAAAAAACAACCAATCAAAACCTCCCAACACAATTGCGAAATCAAACCTACTCGTTCCTTACGAAGATGCTTCATCAGAAGGATCATTCTTCCATGCAGAGTCAGATTTGGGAGATGATGATGATGATGATGAGGAGGATCCACAGCTTTGTGGTGCCTTTGCATGCGAGGCGAAGAAAAGGCCTGCTATCGATTACATGGAGAGGGTTCAACCAAACATCAACTCCACCATGCATGCCATCCTGATCGACTGGCTCGTGGAGGTTGCTGAAGCGTTTAGCCTTTCGCCAGAGACTTTGTACCTGGCAGTGAACTGTTTAGACAGGTATCTTTCGGGGAACGTGATCACCGAGCTAAACCTGCAGTTGCTTGGTGTTTCATGCATCATGATTTCAGCAAAATATTATGGTCGAGGATCAGTGCGTGCGCCTCCTCGTCAGGTGGAGAGTTTCTGTTACATCACCGATTACAGCTACTCGAGAAACGAGCTCCTGGAGATGGAGTCTTGTGTTCTCAACTACTTGAAGTTCGAGTTAACAACTCCAACGGCAAACTGTTTTTTAAGCCGCTTTGTCCCTCAAGGCAAAAGAGAGGAGGAGGTCCTATCCCACCTCTTGTTTGAATCGCTAGCGAGCTATCTTTGCGAATTATCTCTCTTGGATTACGCTATGCTTCGCTACACTCCATTACTCGTCGCAGCCTCTGCTGTTTTCTTGGCACGATACGTGTTACATCCTTCGAGAAAACCATCCTGGAGCTCTACGTTGGAGCATTACACACGGTACAGGGCTGAACATTTGGAAGCGTGCGTTAAGAATCTTCTTCGGCTATGCCATGAGAGTCCCTCAGGCGATAATGTAGTCGCAGTCAGAAAGAAGTACAGTAAAGCCAAATACAAGTTTGCAGCAAACATGATTTACCCCACCTCACTGCCACAAGAGCTCTTCCTCTGATTGGCTTCCTTTTTGTTTTTAATTTCCTCGTCTTGTTGATAGAAACTCATTGGGTCAGAGACCAATGGATTCAGTTCGATTGATGGAACCAACATAAAACAATTTATAAAAGACAAGTAATCCACACCAAATTTTTTTTTATGGCCTTTCTTATTAAAAGATTATAAATCTAATGAGATATGTGATTTTTTTTTTAACACTGGATTTGTATATCAAAATAAAAGAGTTACAGAAAGGGAAAATTCCTTAAAAATACACGTACTAATTTTCATTTGCTAATAAAATACACGAACTATTTTGGATCTCCATTTAATACACGAACTAATTTTTGTTGCCTATTAAATACACAAATTTTTGAAATTCGCAGATTTTACACATCATTTACACATATATTAACACATGTTTAAATTGTGAAAATAAAATTCCTTAAAAATACACAAACTATTTTTCATTTGCTAATAGAATACACAAACTATTTTGGATCCCCGTTTAAAACACAAACTAATATTTGTTTTCTATTAAATACACAAACTTTTAAAATTTTCATATTTTACACATCGATTTAGACGATGTCAATAATATTTAGCAGAAGTGAAGAAAATGTTTGTGTTTAATTGAACAAGTGGTTAAACTGTGAAGAACAAATTTGTTTAAAAGTCGTCCAATAGATTATATTGTTAGTTTTCTTCTCCATTACGCTTCCATAATGTAAATTTTTTTTTGATAAAATTTCAAAATTTTTGATCATAGTAAATAGAATATATGTAGAAATTCATAACACTAAACTTATTTATCATAGTGTAAATTAACCTTGAATCATTATCACTACTATTAAAGTGAAGAACAAGAATTAGAAATGCATAACACTAAACTAATTCCAAAATCAGAAACTCGTTTAAAATTACGTAGTTTCTTCATCCTTTTTTACAACATTGAAATCGACTCCACTTCAAATCAATATAAAGGGAAATCAAAGTAAAAAAGAAGAAAATAAACATAGTTTAGAAAATAAAGGAGGTTGGAACAGATTATAGTGTCAAAATTGAATTGAACCTAACTCAAATTCATTTCAATTGGCTGGGTGAGAGTGCTTTTCACAGTTAAACCACTTGTTTAATTAAAACATTGTCTTCACTTCTGTTAAACATAATTGGCATCGTCTAAATCGATGTGTAAAATATGCACATTTTAAAAGTTTGTGTATTTAATAGAAAACAAAAATTAGTTTGTGTATTAAACGGGGATCCAAAAATAGTTCGTGTATTTTATTAGCAAATAAAAAATGGTTTGTGTATTTTTAAAAAAATATTTTCTAAACTTAAAAACGTGTTAATTAAACACTAACGCCGTCGTCACTG
Coding sequences within:
- the LOC106292259 gene encoding cyclin-A1-2-like, with the protein product NSFNYSSCSVTKKKTTQVAPLFQKNNQSKPPNTIAKSNLLVPYEDASSEGSFFHAESDLGDDDDDDEEDPQLCGAFACEAKKRPAIDYMERVQPNINSTMHAILIDWLVEVAEAFSLSPETLYLAVNCLDRYLSGNVITELNLQLLGVSCIMISAKYYGRGSVRAPPRQVESFCYITDYSYSRNELLEMESCVLNYLKFELTTPTANCFLSRFVPQGKREEEVLSHLLFESLASYLCELSLLDYAMLRYTPLLVAASAVFLARYVLHPSRKPSWSSTLEHYTRYRAEHLEACVKNLLRLCHESPSGDNVVAVRKKYSKAKYKFAANMIYPTSLPQELFL